CACTTTGCCTGGCCGGCAACTACTTGTTCAAGAGTTTTGAGCACCTCCGGCATTTTCTCATGAGCATTGTTGCAGAGGACAATGATGGTTTTGTCGGCGTCGGTAAAACGGATGATTTCCGTTTTGTAGCCAGGGTTATCGCCACTATGCTGTACTACCTTTCCCAGTTTATCATTCTGCGTCAGTTCCCAGCCAAATCCATACTGTGATAATGTGCCGTTAGTGAGTTTTGCGGGTTTAAAAGCCTCAGCAAGCGTTTGCTGACTCACCAGTTTGTTGGTATACAACGTCCGATCCCATTTGAGTAAATCCTCGGCCGTTGAACTGATACGACCCGGCCCTTTGCGATTGCCGAGCCAGATGGCATAATTAAATTCAGGAAACGAATCGGCCCGAACATACCGTTTCTTTTCGGGCACATACATGTGTCCCCAGGCCATTTCAGGCAGTTTAAGTTTCTCGTCACGCGTGCGAATAGCCGTATGCGTCATGCCTACGGCCTTGAAGATGCGCGTCCGACAAAACTGAATAAAATCCTGCCCCGATACTTTCTCGGCAATACTCGCCAGGAGCATGTAGCCCGTATTGCTGTATTCGTATTTCGCTCCCGGCTCAAACGACTTAGCTGGGTGGTATTTGATCAGAT
This window of the Spirosoma aerolatum genome carries:
- a CDS encoding serine hydrolase domain-containing protein, translated to MRSSAKINDELTNFFAQIPDFSGVVLVADKGKPVYEKAFGYRDFETKSPMTMGAIFELASVSKQFTAMTILMLKQERKLDYDDLIDKYIPGLPYQGITIRHLLNHTSGLPDYQDVMDKHWDKRKVAGNADNIAYLIKYHPAKSFEPGAKYEYSNTGYMLLASIAEKVSGQDFIQFCRTRIFKAVGMTHTAIRTRDEKLKLPEMAWGHMYVPEKKRYVRADSFPEFNYAIWLGNRKGPGRISSTAEDLLKWDRTLYTNKLVSQQTLAEAFKPAKLTNGTLSQYGFGWELTQNDKLGKVVQHSGDNPGYKTEIIRFTDADKTIIVLCNNAHEKMPEVLKTLEQVVAGQAK